Proteins from one Embleya scabrispora genomic window:
- a CDS encoding 4'-phosphopantetheinyl transferase family protein, whose protein sequence is MSADRGDCDRTRDRSGVEDGNGRERVEVWRIALDDEDDPDHCPASLEDLLDEDEKARAERGLLPGMRRRFVIAHAATRIVVGERLGRPPASLRFTRGRWGKPAVEGAGLHFSLSHSGGIALLALASRPVGVDVELARPDLDAERLARRFFGDEERELVARDGNGAFTRLWTRKEACVKAVGGRLTESMAIPVAHSARQAAVYSRSGSLTGPWRVADLPLPEGYAGSVALLGDAPFYVSTRMWYPMSPTETDGMRHRPGVK, encoded by the coding sequence GTGAGCGCGGACCGCGGCGACTGTGACCGCACGCGCGACCGGTCGGGCGTCGAGGACGGGAACGGTCGGGAACGCGTGGAGGTCTGGCGGATCGCGCTCGACGACGAGGACGACCCGGACCACTGTCCGGCCTCCCTCGAAGATCTCCTCGACGAGGACGAGAAGGCCCGCGCCGAGCGCGGACTGCTGCCGGGAATGCGGCGCCGTTTCGTGATCGCGCACGCCGCGACCCGGATCGTCGTCGGCGAGCGTCTGGGCCGCCCGCCGGCCTCCCTGCGCTTCACCCGCGGCCGGTGGGGCAAGCCGGCCGTCGAGGGGGCGGGCCTGCACTTCAGCCTGTCGCACTCGGGCGGCATCGCCCTGCTCGCCCTTGCATCGCGACCGGTCGGGGTGGACGTGGAACTGGCCCGCCCGGACCTGGACGCCGAGCGCTTGGCCCGGCGCTTCTTCGGCGACGAGGAGCGGGAGTTGGTGGCGCGCGACGGGAACGGCGCCTTCACCCGGCTGTGGACCAGGAAGGAGGCCTGTGTGAAGGCGGTGGGCGGCAGGCTCACCGAAAGCATGGCGATCCCCGTCGCCCACTCCGCGCGGCAGGCCGCGGTGTACTCCCGCTCGGGTTCGCTCACGGGACCGTGGAGAGTTGCCGACCTGCCGCTTCCCGAAGGATATGCGGGGTCCGTCGCACTGCTCGGTGACGCGCCCTTTTACGTTTCAACGAGGATGTGGTACCCAATGTCGCCGACCGAAACCGATGGCATGCGACACAGGCCGGGTGTCAAGTAG
- a CDS encoding MMPL family transporter → MEGRNVITKAARWSAVHPWWALALWLVVVLGALTVGVTTGTRQATSSDLSIGQSGRAAAIAKSGGLQVRAVENILVTPYIGKLDVARARAAADETVSGLKGDKGIASIGEPILASDGSALLVPVTLNGDPETADSRVRPLLDSVEKTQEAHSDVHVELVGEGSIRSGLNDLLDDGRRRATVLSLPVTLLVMVFVFGAMVAASVPVVLGLSSVLTGLGLWGAASQFVPDPGPVTHIIVLVGMAIGVDYSLFYLKRQREERALGANEVDAIEVAAATSGHAVLVSGLVVMVSMCALYFAGHIAFQAMATGAILVVAIAISASLTVLPAMLSKFGRYLDKPRVPLVWRLTQKGGVKPRLWSAMLKPSLRHPVLALVLSVGVLLALALPALGLRLKATGIDDLPKSIPAMQANERLTKSFPSPADTHTVAVKVSADRAAQLRTAVAALVERTRHDDLFVQTPEPLVRTSTDGTVSTIAVGTRFKSSSGKARESLTKLREDIAPNALGSVEGAEFAVGGSDVAYDVDYRANVVAKMPWVLGVALAMTFLVMAIAFRSLVLALITVVLNVLSAVASFGLLALIFQRTWAEGILHFQSTGRVVAWLPLMLFVILLGLSMDYHVFVVSRIREAARGGLGIRDAVEQGITRTAGVVTGAAMVMVSVFALLASLNFIEFKQLGVGMAGAVLLDATLIRIVALPAVVMLVGWKTWWPSRLAYQHGTRAPRMPAVVTEGTSVP, encoded by the coding sequence GTGGAAGGCAGGAACGTGATCACCAAGGCCGCGCGGTGGAGCGCTGTCCACCCCTGGTGGGCACTCGCGCTCTGGCTTGTGGTCGTCCTGGGGGCACTGACGGTCGGCGTCACCACGGGTACCCGGCAGGCCACCAGCTCGGACCTGTCCATCGGCCAGTCCGGCCGGGCCGCCGCCATCGCCAAGAGCGGCGGTCTGCAGGTCCGCGCGGTGGAGAACATCCTGGTCACGCCGTACATCGGCAAGCTCGATGTGGCCAGGGCGCGAGCCGCGGCCGACGAGACGGTGTCCGGCCTGAAGGGCGACAAGGGCATCGCCTCGATCGGCGAGCCGATACTCGCCTCGGACGGCTCGGCCCTGCTGGTCCCGGTGACGCTCAACGGAGACCCCGAGACCGCCGACAGCCGGGTGCGACCGCTGCTCGACAGCGTGGAGAAGACCCAAGAGGCGCACTCCGACGTACACGTGGAGCTGGTCGGCGAAGGGTCCATCAGGTCCGGGCTCAACGACCTCCTCGACGACGGCCGCCGCCGGGCGACCGTGCTGAGTCTGCCGGTGACGCTGCTCGTCATGGTCTTCGTCTTCGGCGCGATGGTCGCCGCGAGCGTCCCCGTCGTCCTGGGCCTGTCCTCGGTGCTGACCGGACTCGGCCTGTGGGGAGCGGCCTCCCAGTTCGTGCCGGATCCGGGCCCGGTGACCCACATCATCGTCCTGGTGGGCATGGCCATCGGCGTCGACTATTCACTCTTCTACCTCAAGCGGCAGCGTGAGGAACGGGCGCTCGGCGCCAACGAGGTCGATGCCATCGAGGTCGCCGCGGCCACTTCCGGCCATGCCGTGCTCGTCTCCGGCCTGGTGGTGATGGTCTCCATGTGCGCGCTCTACTTCGCCGGGCACATCGCCTTCCAGGCGATGGCCACGGGCGCGATCCTGGTCGTCGCCATCGCGATCAGCGCCTCGCTGACCGTGTTGCCGGCCATGCTGTCCAAATTCGGCCGCTACCTGGACAAGCCGCGCGTCCCCCTGGTGTGGCGGCTCACGCAGAAAGGCGGCGTCAAGCCTCGCCTGTGGTCGGCGATGCTCAAGCCGTCGTTGCGCCACCCGGTACTCGCGCTCGTGCTCTCCGTCGGCGTGCTCCTCGCCCTCGCGCTGCCCGCCCTCGGTCTGCGGCTCAAGGCCACCGGTATCGACGACCTGCCCAAGTCGATCCCCGCGATGCAGGCCAACGAGCGCCTGACGAAGTCGTTCCCCAGCCCGGCCGACACGCACACCGTCGCCGTGAAGGTCTCCGCCGACCGGGCCGCGCAGCTGCGCACGGCGGTGGCCGCGCTGGTCGAACGCACGCGGCACGACGACCTCTTCGTGCAGACCCCGGAGCCGCTGGTACGTACGTCGACGGACGGCACGGTCAGCACCATCGCCGTCGGCACGCGCTTCAAGAGCAGCTCCGGCAAGGCGCGCGAATCCCTGACGAAGCTGCGCGAGGACATCGCCCCGAATGCCCTCGGCAGCGTCGAGGGCGCCGAGTTCGCGGTCGGCGGCAGTGATGTGGCGTACGACGTGGACTACCGGGCGAACGTCGTCGCCAAGATGCCCTGGGTCCTCGGGGTTGCCCTGGCCATGACCTTCCTGGTCATGGCCATCGCCTTCCGGTCCCTGGTGCTCGCGCTGATCACGGTGGTGCTCAACGTGCTGTCCGCGGTGGCGTCTTTCGGTCTGCTTGCGCTGATCTTCCAGCGGACCTGGGCCGAGGGCATCCTGCACTTCCAGTCCACGGGCCGGGTGGTGGCCTGGCTGCCCCTGATGCTCTTCGTGATCCTGCTCGGCCTGTCGATGGATTACCACGTCTTCGTCGTCAGCCGGATCAGAGAGGCCGCGCGCGGCGGGCTCGGCATCCGGGACGCCGTCGAACAGGGCATCACGCGAACGGCGGGCGTCGTGACGGGCGCCGCGATGGTGATGGTGTCCGTGTTCGCCCTGCTCGCCTCGCTGAACTTCATCGAGTTCAAGCAGTTGGGCGTGGGTATGGCGGGTGCGGTGCTGCTCGACGCCACGCTCATTCGGATCGTCGCCCTGCCGGCCGTGGTCATGCTGGTCGGCTGGAAGACCTGGTGGCCCTCGCGACTCGCGTATCAGCACGGGACCCGCGCGCCGCGGATGCCGGCCGTGGTGACGGAGGGGACGTCGGTTCCGTAA
- a CDS encoding helix-turn-helix domain-containing protein, translating into MHSDSGPASVRWQTELARVGALSGREKQVFALLGAGHSNRGIATRLDVTERTVKAHVANILVKLQVESRLQAGLVAQVYESMYEGTVSEPSSVSDN; encoded by the coding sequence ATGCACAGCGACAGCGGCCCTGCTTCGGTGCGCTGGCAGACCGAACTTGCCCGGGTCGGGGCGCTCTCCGGGCGCGAGAAACAGGTTTTCGCGCTCCTCGGGGCCGGACATTCGAACCGCGGCATTGCCACCCGACTCGACGTCACGGAGCGAACCGTAAAGGCGCACGTGGCAAACATCCTGGTCAAGCTACAAGTGGAATCCCGCCTTCAGGCGGGCCTGGTTGCGCAAGTCTACGAAAGCATGTACGAAGGTACAGTATCGGAGCCGTCAAGCGTATCCGATAATTGA